In Sardina pilchardus chromosome 8, fSarPil1.1, whole genome shotgun sequence, a genomic segment contains:
- the LOC134089143 gene encoding neurofilament medium polypeptide-like, translating to MDVIGASSRRRMLETRSVHSSQPTTPRSHSWSYRNPGSISNKITTKVPANRVFASPDSLELPSTHNNEKEQLHGLNDRFASYIDKVRYLEEQNNLLETEIQELQQKKFTQSQFTEAFDQELSELRSTLEQLHREKAQIIIDADNVEDDIHRLQNRYEDEARFREKIEMSIRDMKKEKDNSDLMKLDLEKKVQSLLDEADFLRRNHEEEVNELLAQLQEAQVPVDKREYSKTDITSALREIRAQLDGVSSQNLLQAEEVFQCRYAKLTDAADQNKDAIKTIRDEIADYRRQLQVKSVELEALRGTKESLERQLNDIKDRHNNDLRSYQEMIHQLERELKGMKGEMGRHLREYQDLLNVKMALDAEIAAYRRLLEGEETRFRPFSDSFPSPAFPYRQPITSSKGKKEDKEAELNDDLAAAAEEFQAKKEDEVVEEEVTVSKRPKVSATPPTGEEEDGGEEEKGAGEKQEGGEDGDEEGEGEEEESEIEQTKLSSTKAQKSGAEQGEGEDEAQESGEKDKKSDSEGEEGEQAGDKEDVTEAAAHEQKQEEELKSLPKSPASPKQEEQKSPPKTPGSPKEEEQEKELKSPPKTPGSPKEGEQEKELKSPPKTPGSPKEEEQKSPPKSPGSPKEEELKSPPKSPGSPKEEEQEKELKSSPKTPGSPKEEEQNSPPKSPGSPKEEELKSPTKSPAIPKQEEQESPPKSPGSPKEEEQEKELKSPPKTPPKTPGSPKEEEPKSPPKTPTSPKEGEQEKELKSPPKTPGSPKEGEQEKELKSPPKTPGSPKEGEQEKELKSPPKTPGSPKEEEQKTPPTSPGSSKEEELKKELKSPPKSPGSPKEEEQKSLPKSPGSPKEEEQEKELKSPPKSPGSPKEEEQKSPPKSPGSPKEEELKKASKTSVPAAKEVKNK from the exons ATGGATGTCATCGGGGCCTCATCCCGAAGGAGAATGCTCGAGACCCGGAGCGTCCACTCATCACAACCCACCACCCCAAGATCACATTCCTGGTCTTACAGAAATCCGGGGTCCATCTCCAACAAAATAACTACCAAGGTGCCAGCCAACAGGGTGTTCGCCTCGCCAGACAGCCTGGAactcccatccacacacaacaACGAGAAAGAACAACTTCATGGGCTGAATGACCGATTCGCCAGTTATATCGATAAAGTCAGGTATCTGGAAGAACAGAATAACCTGCTGGAGACTGAAATCCAAGAACTCCAACAGAAAAAGTTTACACAATCGCAATTTACTGAAGCTTTCGACCAAGAGCTCAGCGAACTCCGTTCCACGCTCGAGCAACTGCATAGAGAGAAAGCGCAGATCATTATTGATGCCGATAATGTCGAAGACGACATCCATCGTCTCCAAAACCGCTACGAGGATGAAGCCCGCTTTAGAGAAAAAATCGAGATGTCAATCCGAGAtatgaagaaagaaaaagacaactCGGATCTGATGAAATTGGATCTGGAGAAAAAAGTTCAGTCCCTCCTGGATGAGGCAGACTTCCTTCGCCGTAACCACGAAGAAGAGGTCAACGAGCTCCTCGCACAGCTCCAGGAGGCTCAGGTCCCGGTAGACAAGAGGGAATACAGTAAAACGGACATCACCTCTGCGCTCCGAGAGATACGCGCGCAGCTGGACGGTGTCTCCTCCCAAAATTTGCTGCAGGCGGAAGAGGTGTTCCAGTGCCGCTACGCCAAACTCACAGACGCCGCGGACCAGAACAAGGACGCGATCAAAACTATCCGCGATGAGATCGCAGATTACCGCCGGCAGCTGCAGGTGAAGAGCGTGGAACTGGAAGCTCTGCGCGGCACCAAGGAGTCCCTGGAGAGACAGCTGAATGACATCAAAGACCGGCATAACAACGACTTGCGCAGCTACCAG GAGATGATCCATCAGCTGGAGCGCGAGCTGAAGGGCATGAAGGGCGAGATGGGTCGCCACCTCAGGGAATACCAGGACCTGCTCAACGTCAAGATGGCCCTAGATGCTGAGATCGCAGCCTACAG GAGACTcttggagggggaggagactcGCTTCAGGCCATTTTCTGACTCTTTCCCAAGTCCCGCCTTCCCATACCGTCAGCCAATTACCTCCTCCAAAGGGAAGAAAGAAGACAAGGAGGCAGAGCTGAACGATGAcctggctgctgctgcagaggaaTTTCAGGCCAAGAAGGAAGACGAGGttgtggaggaagaggtgacTGTCTCCAAACGACCCAAAGTGAGCGCTACTCCCcctacaggagaggaggaggatggtggtgaggaagaaaaaggagcgggagagaagcaggagggtggagaagatggagatgaagagggtgagggagaggaggaagagtctGAGATTGAGCAAACCAAACTGAGCAGTACCAAAGCCCAGAAGTCTGGTGCTGAACAAGGGGAGGGGGAAGATGAAGCACAGGAAtcaggagagaaagacaaaaagagtgactcagagggagaggaaggagaacagGCAGGTGACAAGGAAGATGTGACAGAGGCAGCAGCCCATGAacagaagcaggaggaggagctgaagagTCTGCCCAAGTCTCCAGCCAGCCCCAAacaggaggagcagaagagtcccCCCAAGACTCCTGGCAGCCCCaaagaagaggagcaggagaaggagctgaAGAGTCCTCCCAAGACTCCTGGCAGCCCCAAAGAaggggagcaggagaaggagctgaAGAGTCCTCCCAAGACTCCTGGCAGCCCaaaggaagaggagcagaagagtcccCCCAAGTCTCCTGGCAGCCCCAAAGAGGAGGAGCTGAAGAGTCCTCCCAAGTCTCCTGGCAGCCCCaaagaagaggagcaggagaaggagctgaAGAGTTCTCCCAAGACTCCTGGCAGCCCaaaggaagaggagcagaataGTCCCCCCAAGTCTCCTGGCAGCCCCAAAGAGGAGGAGCTGAAGAGTCCTACCAAGTCTCCAGCCATCCCCaaacaggaggagcaggagagtcCCCCTAAGTCTCCTGGCAGCCCCAAAGAAGAGGAACAGGAGAAGGAGCTGAAGAGTCCTCCCAAGACTCCTCCCAAGACTCCTGGCAGCCCCAAAGAGGAGGAGCCGAAGAGTCCTCCCAAGACACCTACCAGCCCTAAAGAaggggagcaggagaaggagctgaAGAGTCCTCCCAAGACTCCTGGCAGCCCCAAAGAaggggagcaggagaaggagttGAAGAGTCCTCCCAAGACTCCTGGCAGCCCCAAAGAaggggagcaggagaaggagctgaAGAGTCCTCCCAAGACTCCTGGCAGCCCaaaggaagaggagcagaagactCCTCCCACGTCTCCTGGCAGCTCTAAAGAGGAGGAACTGAAGAAGGAGTTGAAGAGTCCTCCCAAGTCTCCTGGCAGCCccaaagaggaggagcagaagagtctcCCCAAGTCTCCTGGCAGCCCCaaagaagaggagcaggagaaggagctgaAGAGTCCTCCCAAGTCTCCTGGTAGCCccaaagaggaggagcagaagagtcctCCCAAGTCTCCTGGCAGCCCCAAAGAGGAGGAACTGAAGAAAGCATCGAAGACATCAGTCCCAGCCGCTAAAGAAGTGAAGAATAAGTAA
- the nefmb gene encoding neurofilament medium chain b, which translates to MDVIGAPSRRRMLESRSIRSSPPASLRSHSWSQRNPGSMSISYKRTTKVPASRAYTTASAAVFASPDSLELSSALNGDHTRNNEKEQLQGLNDRFASYIDKVRYLEEQNNLLETEIQDLRQKKFTQSQLSDVFGQELSELRSTLEQLHKEKAQIIIDADNVEDDIHRLKNRYEDEARFREKIEMSIRDMKKEKDDSDLMKLDLEKKVQSLLDEADFLRRNHEEEVSELLAQLQEAQVPVDMREYSKTDITSALREIRAQLDGLSSQNLMQAEEVFQCRYAKLTDAADQNKDAIKTIRDEISDYRRQLQVKNVELEALRGTKESLERQLNDIEDRHNNDLRSYQEMIHQLERELKGMKGEMGRHLREYQDLLNVKMALDAEIAAYRKLLEGEETRFRTFADSFPSPAFPYRQPMTSSKGKKEDKEADLNDDLAAVAEELQAEKDEEDVEEEVTVSKQSKVSATPPAGEEEEEEEGGEEEGEGDKEEGEEEGDEEEEGGEEGEDDGEGEEEESEIEETELSSTKAQKAGAEQEEEEDEKGGEEEEKETEEEGGEEEDKADAEGQEEEDTSKGSKGEEEEDKEESGEKDKKSDSEGEEGEQAGDEEEVKEAAASEKEEEEQKSPPKSPGSPKEEQKSPPKSPGSPKEEEQKSPPKTPGSPKEEDEEEKEQKSSPKTPGSPKEEEQKSPPKTPGSPKEEEQKSPPKTPGSPKEEVLTRTVETITNGEKVAPKPAKKSKPAEEAKDAKPAAKKAGKTSAPAAKEVKEK; encoded by the exons ATGGATGTCATCGGGGCTCCATCCCGCAGGAGAATGCTCGAGAGCCGGAGCATCCGCTCATCCCCACCGGCCAGCCTAAGATCACATTCCTGGTCTCAGAGAAATCCGGGGTCCATGTCCATCTCCTACAAAAGAACTACCAAGGTGCCAGCCAGCAGGGCGTACACGACCGCGTCCGCCGCAGTCTTCGCCTCGCCAGACAGCCTGGAGCTCTCATCCGCACTCAACGGCGACCACACACGCAACAACGAGAAGGAACAACTTCAAGGGCTGAATGACCGATTCGCCAGTTATATCGATAAAGTCCGGTACTTGGAAGAACAGAATAACCTACTGGAGACTGAAATCCAAGACCTCCGGCAGAAAAAGTTCACACAGTCCCAACTTAGTGATGTTTTCGGCCAAGAGCTCAGCGAACTCCGCTCCACGCTAGAGCAGTTGCATAAAGAGAAAGCGCAGATCATTATTGATGCCGATAACGTCGAAGACGACATCCATCGTCTCAAAAACCGCTACGAAGATGAAGCCCGCTTTAGAGAAAAAATCGAGATGTCAATCCGAGATATGAAGAAGGAAAAAGACGACTCGGATCTGATGAAATTGGATCTGGAGAAAAAAGTTCAGTCCCTCCTGGATGAGGCAGATTTCCTGCGCCGTAACCACGAAGAAGAGGTCAGCGAGCTCCTCGCACAGCTCCAGGAGGCTCAGGTGCCAGTAGACATGCGGGAATACAGTAAAACGGACATCACCTCTGCGCTCCGAGAGATACGCGCACAGCTGGACGGTCTCTCCTCCCAAAACTTGATGCAGGCGGAAGAGGTGTTCCAGTGCCGCTACGCCAAACTCACAGACGCCGCGGACCAGAACAAGGACGCGATCAAAACCATCCGCGATGAGATCTCAGATTACCGCCGGCAGCTGCAGGTGAAGAACGTGGAACTGGAGGCTCTCCGTGGCACCAAGGAGTCCCTGGAGAGACAGCTGAATGACATCGAAGACCGGCATAACAACGACTTGCGCAGCTACCAG GAGATGATCCATCAGCTGGAGCGTGAGCTGAAGGGCATGAAGGGCGAGATGGGTCGCCACCTCAGGGAATACCAGGACCTGCTCAACGTCAAGATGGCCCTAGACGCTGAGATCGCAGCCTACAG GAAACtcctggagggggaggagactcGCTTCAGGACATTCGCTGACTCCTTCCCAAGCCCCGCCTTCCCATACCGTCAGCCAATGACCTCTTCCAAAGGGAAGAAAGAAGACAAGGAGGCTGATTTGAATGATGACCTGGCTGCTGTAGCAGAGGAACTTCAGGCCGAGAAGGACGAGGAGGatgtggaggaagaggtgacTGTCTCCAAGCAATCAAAAGTGAGCGCTACTCCccctgcaggagaggaggaggaggaagaggagggtggtgaggaagaaggagagggggataaagaggagggtgaagaagagggagatgaagaggaggagggtggagaagagggagaagatgatggtgagggagaagaggaagagtctGAGATTGAGGAAACCGAACTGAGCAGTACCAAAGCCCAAAAGGCTGGTGCtgaacaagaggaggaggaagatgagaagggaggagaagaagaggagaaagagacagaagaggaaggaggagaggaggaagataaAGCAGATGCTGAGGGACAGGAAGAAGAGGACACCAGCAAAGGATCTaaaggcgaggaggaggaggataaagaggagtcaggagagaaagacaaaaagagtgactcagagggagaggaaggagaacagGCAGGTGATGAGGAAGAGGTGAAGGAGGCAGCAGCCtctgagaaggaggaggaggagcagaagagtcctCCCAAGTCTCCTGGCAGCCCtaaagaggagcagaagagtcctCCCAAGTCTCCTGGTAGCCCCaaagaggaggaacagaagAGTCCCCCCAAGACTCCTGGCAGCCctaaagaggaggatgaggaggagaaggagcagaaGAGTTCCCCCAAGACTCCTGGTAGCCCCAAAGAAGAGGAACAGAAGAGTCCCCCCAAGACTCCTGGTAGCCCCAAAGAAGAGGAACAGAAGAGTCCCCCCAAGACTCCTGGCAGCCCTAAAGAGGAGGTCCTCACCCGTACCGTAGAAACCATCACCAATGGAGAGAAGGTGGCGCCCAAGCCTGCCAAGAAGAGCAAGCCAGCAGAGGAGGCCAAAGACGCCAAGCCTGCCGCGAAGAAAGCAGGAAAGACATCCGCCCCAGCCGCTAAAGAAGTGAAGGAGAAGTAA
- the LOC134089146 gene encoding neurofilament light polypeptide-like — protein MASFGFDPFFPSSHRRRVVVRSGSSGGYGGPSRSRSVFTSYSAPHYALTVSSGRELDLGQAAQVSSELKAVRTAEKAQLQELNDRFAGFIERVHHLELQNRALEAQLQVLRQRHGEPTCLRSIYEQEVRALRAAVEEAREERQAAQERRRQLEEALRGLQGRYEDELLACQEAEGRLVETRKGAEEAALGQAEEEKRLDILLDEMAFLKRLHEGEITELQAQLQYSSQVSVEMEVAKPDLSVALRDIRGQYERLAQQNMQSAEEWFRSKVSTMADTTARHSDDIRLARDEAGEFRRLLKARDLEIQACQSLNHALEQQLQEAEDRQSADVTNMQDMIAQLEDELRTIKNEMARYLREYQDLLNVKMALDIEIAAYRKLLEGEETRFNVGGVGGMSSIFSHTISSTPSFGRPVFSVQASLSSGAPYLLGTRLLSSSLFSDDLITPSRAHQAEASAAKEEEEEQEEEEKEKEEEEEEEKEEGEEKEEEDGRDEGEGDEDEKEGEEEEGEETQEAKEEEGEEDAGGEEEEAGEEGEEEEDAEGGEEGEKEGEEEEDAKGGEEGGKEGEEEEDAAEGREEGEKEGEEEEEGGDEEEEEEKGDDKKSPEEEKKSKAEAKPKKK, from the exons ATGGCTTCGTTCGGCTTCGACCcgttcttcccctcctcccaccGCCGTAGGGTGGTGGTGCGCAGTGGCAGCAGCGGTGGCTACGGGGGGCCGTCTCGCTCACGCTCCGTCTTCACCTCCTACTCCGCCCCCCACTACGCGCTGACCGTGTCGTCGGGCCGCGAGCTGGACCTGGGCCAGGCGGCGCAAGTGAGCTCGGAGCTGAAGGCGGTGCGCACGGCCGAGAAGGCGCAGCTGCAGGAGCTGAACGACCGCTTCGCCGGCTTCATCGAGCGCGTGCACCACCTGGAGCTGCAGAACCGTGCGCTGGAGGCCCAGCTGCAGGTGCTCCGACAGCGCCACGGCGAGCCCACCTGCCTGCGCTCCATCTACGAGCAGGAGGTGCGTGCACTGCGTGCGGCCGTGGAGGAGGCGCGGGAGGAGCGGCAGGCCGCACAGGAGCGCCGTCGCCAGCTGGAGGAGGCTCTGAGGGGACTGCAGGGCCGCTACGAGGATGAGTTGCTGGCATGCCAGGAGGCCGAGGGCCGGCTGGTGGAGACTCGTAAGGGGGCGGAGGAAGCAGCGCTGGGccaggctgaggaggagaagcgtCTGGACATCCTGCTGGACGAGATGGCCTTCCTCAAGCGACTGCACGAGGGCGAGATCACCGAGCTGCAGGCCCAGCTGCAGTACAGCTCCCAGGTCTccgtggagatggaggtggccAAGCCGGACCTGTCGGTGGCGTTGCGTGACATCCGGGGCCAGTACGAACGCCTGGCGCAGCAGAACATGCAGTCCGCCGAGGAGTGGTTCCGCTCCAAAGTCAGCACTATGGCCGACACCACGGCCCGCCACTCCGATGACATCCGTCTGGCCCGAGATGAGGCGGGTGAGTTCCGCCGCCTGCTGAAGGCCCGTGACCTGGAGATTCAGGCGTGCCAGAGCCTCAACCACGCGctggagcagcagctgcaggaggcCGAGGACAGGCAGAGCGCCGACGTCACCAACATGCAG GACATGATTGCTCAGCTGGAAGATGAGCTGAGGACCATAAAGAATGAGATGGCACGCTACCTGAGGGAATATCAGGACCTGCTCAACGTCAAGATGGCTCTGGACATCGAGATCGCCGCCTACAG GAAGCtgttggagggggaggagacacGCTTCAATGTGGGTGGAGTCGGGGGCATGTCCAGCATCTTCTCACACACCATCTCATCCACGCCCTCCTTTGGCCGACCCGTCTTCTCCGTGCAGGCCAGCCTGAGCTCTGGCGCCCCCTACCTGCTGGGTACTCGcctcctcagctcctctctcttcagCGATGACCTGATAACCCCCAGCCGGGCTCACCAGGCCGAGGCCAGTGCagcaaaggaggaggaggaggaacaagaggaggaggagaaggagaaggaggaagaagaagaagaggagaaggaggaaggagaggagaaggaggaagaggatggaagagatgagggagaaggcgatgaagatgaaaaagagggagaggaggaagagggtgaaGAGACACAGGAAGCgaaggaggaagaaggagagg AGGATGCAGgcggtgaggaagaggaggcaggagaggagggggaagaagaggaagatgctgaaggaggagaagagggagagaaggagggggaagaggaggaagatgctaaaggaggagaagagggagggaaggagggggaagaggaggaagatgctgctgaaggaagagaagagggagagaaggagggggaagaggaagaagagggaggagatgaagaagaggaagaagagaaaggagatgACAAGAAGAgtccagaggaggagaagaaaagcaaAGCAGAAGCTAAACCAAAGAAAAAGTAG
- the LOC134089144 gene encoding neurofilament medium polypeptide-like: MDVIGASSRRRMLETRSIHSSPPTTPRSHSWSHRNPGSISNKRTTKVPANRVFASPDSLNLPSTHNNEKEQLHGLNDRFASYIDKVRYLEEQNNLLETEIQELQQKKFTQSQFSEAFDQELSELRSTLEQLHREKAQIIIDADNVEDDIHRLQSRYEDEARFIEKIEMSIRDMKKGKDNSDLMKLDLEKKVQSLLDEADFIRRNHEEEVSELLAQLQEAQVPVDMREYSKTDITSALREIRAQLDGVSSQNLLQAEEVFQCRYAKLTDAADQNKDAIKTIRDEIADYRRQLQVKSVELEALRGTKESLERQLNDIEDRHNNDLRSYQEMIHQLERELKGMKGEMGRHLREYQDLLNVKMALDAEIAAYRRLLEGEETRFRPFSDSFPSPAFPYRQPMTSSKGKKEDKEADLYDDLAAAAEELQAKKEDEIVEEEVTVSKRPKVSATPPTVEEEEGGEEEKGEGEKEEGGEDGDEGGEGEEQESEIEQTELSSTKAQKSGAEQGEGEDEAQESKEKEKKSDSEGEEGEQAGDKEDVKEAAAHEQKQEEELKSLPKSPASLKQEEQKSPPKSPGSPKEEEQEKELKSPPKTPGSPKEEEQEKELKSSPKTPGSPKEEEQEKLKSPPKTPGSPKEEEQKISPKSPGSPKEEQEKELKSPPKTPPKTPGSPKEEEQEKELKSPPKTPGSPKEEEQKSPPMSPGSPKEEDPKSLPKSPGSPKEEEQKSPPKTPGSPKEEEQEKELKSPPKTPPKTPGSPKKEEQEKELKSPPKTPGSPKEEEQEKELKSPPKTPGSPKEEEQKSPPKSPGSPKDEEPKSPSKFPGSPKEEEQEKKEQQSPPKTPGSPKEEELKKASKTSVPAAKEVKNK; the protein is encoded by the exons ATGGATGTCATCGGGGCTTCATCCCGAAGGAGAATGCTCGAGACCCGGAGCATCCACTcatcaccacccaccaccccaaGATCACATTCCTGGTCTCACAGAAATCCGGGGTCCATCTCCAACAAAAGAACTACCAAGGTGCCAGCCAACAGGGTGTTCGCCTCGCCAGACAGCCTGAATctcccatccacacacaacaACGAGAAAGAACAACTTCATGGGCTGAATGACCGATTCGCCAGTTATATCGATAAAGTTAGGTATCTGGAAGAACAGAACAACCTGCTGGAGACTGAAATCCAAGAACTCCAACAGAAAAAGTTCACACAATCGCAATTTAGTGAAGCTTTCGACCAAGAGCTCAGCGAACTCCGTTCCACGCTCGAGCAACTACATAGAGAGAAAGCGCAGATCATTATTGATGCCGATAACGTCGAAGACGACATCCATCGTCTCCAAAGCCGCTACGAGGATGAGGCCCGCTTTATAGAAAAAATTGAGATGTCAATCCGAGATatgaagaaaggaaaagacaacTCGGACCTGATGAAATTGGATCTGGAGAAAAAAGTTCAGTCCCTCCTGGATGAGGCAGACTTCATTCGCCGTAACCACGAAGAAGAGGTCAGCGAGCTCCTAGCACAGCTCCAGGAGGCTCAGGTCCCGGTAGACATGAGGGAATACAGTAAAACGGACATCACCTCTGCGCTCCGAGAGATACGCGCGCAGCTGGACGGTGTCTCCTCCCAAAATTTGCTGCAGGCGGAAGAGGTGTTCCAGTGCCGCTACGCCAAACTCACAGACGCCGCGGACCAGAACAAGGACGCGATCAAAACTATCCGCGATGAGATCGCAGATTACCGCCGCCAGCTGCAGGTGAAGAGCGTGGAACTGGAGGCTCTCCGCGGCACCAAAGAGTCCCTGGAGAGACAGCTGAATGACATCGAAGACCGGCATAACAACGACTTGCGCAGCTACCAG GAGATGATCCATCAGCTGGAGCGTGAGCTGAAGGGCATGAAGGGCGAGATGGGTCGCCACCTCAGGGAATACCAGGACCTGCTCAACGTCAAGATGGCCCTAGATGCTGAGATCGCAGCCTACAG GAGACTcttggagggggaggagactcGCTTCAGGCCATTTTCTGACTCTTTCCCAAGTCCCGCCTTCCCATACCGTCAGCCAATGACCTCCTCCAAAGGGAAGAAAGAAGACAAGGAGGCGGACCTGTACGATGAcctggctgctgctgcagaggaaCTTCAGGCCAAGAAGGAAGACGAGAttgtggaggaagaggtgacTGTCTCCAAACGACCCAAAGTGAGCGCTACTCCCCCtacagtagaggaggaggaaggtggtgaggaagaaaagggagagggagagaaggaggagggtggagaagatggagatgaagggggtgagggagaggagcaaGAGTCTGAGATTGAGCAAACCGAACTGAGCAGTACCAAAGCCCAAAAGTCTGGTGCTGAACAAGGGGAGGGGGAAGATGAAGCACAGGAatcaaaagagaaagaaaaaaagagtgactcagagggagaggaaggagaacagGCAGGTGACAAGGAAGATGTGAAGGAGGCAGCAGCCCATGAacagaagcaggaggaggagctgaagagTCTGCCCAAGTCTCCAGCCAGCCTCAAacaggaggagcagaagagtcccCCTAAGTCTCCTGGCAGCCCCaaagaagaggagcaggagaaggagctgaAGAGTCCTCCCAAGACTCCTGGCAGCCCCaaagaagaggagcaggagaaggagctgaAGAGTTCTCCCAAGACTCCTGGCAGCCCCaaagaagaggagcaggagaagctgAAGAGTCCTCCCAAGACTCCTGGCAGCCcaaaagaggaggagcagaagatTTCCCCCAAGTCTCCTGGCAGCCccaaggaggagcaggagaaagagctGAAGAGTCCTCCCAAGACTCCTCCCAAGACTCCTGGCAGCCCCaaagaagaggagcaggagaaggagctgaAGAGTCCTCCCAAGACTCCTGGCAGCCCgaaggaagaggagcagaagagtcccCCCATGTCTCCTGGCAGCCCCAAAGAGGAGGATCCGAAGAGTCTTCCCAAGTCTCCTGGCAGCCcaaaagaggaggagcagaagagtcctCCCAAGACTCCTGGCAGCCccaaagaggaggagcaggagaaggagctgaAGAGTCCTCCTAAGACTCCTCCCAAGACTCCAGGCAGCCCCAaaaaagaggagcaggagaaggagctgaAGAGTCCTCCCAAGACTCCCGGCAGCCCCaaagaagaggagcaggagaaggagctgaAGAGTCCTCCCAAGACTCCTGGCAGCCCgaaggaagaggagcagaagagtcccCCCAAGTCTCCTGGCAGCCCCAAAGATGAGGAGCCGAAGAGTCCTTCCAAGTTTCCTGGCAGCCccaaagaggaggagcaggagaagaaggAGCAGCAGAGTCCTCCCAAGACTCCTGGCAGCCCCAAAGAGGAGGAACTGAAGAAAGCATCGAAGACATCAGTCCCAGCCGCTAAAGAAGTGAAGAATAAGTAA